From a region of the Salminus brasiliensis chromosome 4, fSalBra1.hap2, whole genome shotgun sequence genome:
- the LOC140553998 gene encoding androgen-dependent TFPI-regulating protein isoform X2 translates to MTGIVKKLYHVAAFGWYAFVVQYLYAKGKEDPPDGIFPYGGPWKYLTFINLIVQMVFFGLASMKDLQPLGKGSKVTLLCLTKDLLFSVFAFPLGLLVVLLFWGIFTYDRQLVYPASLDNFFPPWANHAMHTLVLPVLLGEVILEPHIYPKTRNGLAALGVAGLFYSGWVIWVYVSVGIWVYPLLGRFSTVGLMAFFISNIFVVIMLYLLGQTLNFRIWGKHHLKIRRRD, encoded by the exons ATGACTGGCATTGTGAAGAAACTTTATCATGTTGCTGCTTTTGGTTGGTATGCCTTCGTTGTGCAGTATCTGTATGCTAAAGGGAAGGAAGATCCACCTGATGGAATATTTCCCTATGGTGGGCCATGGAAATATCTCACTTTTATAAATCTG ATTGTACagatggtgttctttggattggCTTCTATGAAAGACCTACAGCCACTGGGAAAAGGCTCCAAAGTAACACTACTTTGCCTAACTAAGGACTTGCTCTTCTCCGTCTTTGCTTTTCCATTAGGACTG ttGGTTGTTCTGCTGTTTTGGGGAATATTTACCTATGATCGACAGCTGGTTTACCCAGCCTCTCTGGATAATTTCTTTCCCCCATGGGCAAACCACGCCATG CATACCCTGGTTCTTCCAGTTTTACTTGGCGAGGTCATACTTGAACCCCACATCTATCCAAAGACCAGAAATGGTTTGGCTGCCCTGGGGGTTGCTGGATTATTTTACTCAGGCTG GGTTATATGGGTGTATGTGAGCGTTGGCATTTGGGTGTATCCGTTACTTGGTCGGTTCAGTACAGTTGGCCTGATGGCCTTCTTCATATCCAACATATTTGTAGTGATCATGCTCTACTTACTGGGACAAACTCTGAACTTCAGAATCTGGG GTAAACACCACTTGAAGATTAGAAGAAGGGATTGA
- the LOC140553998 gene encoding androgen-dependent TFPI-regulating protein isoform X1, whose protein sequence is MTGIVKKLYHVAAFGWYAFVVQYLYAKGKEDPPDGIFPYGGPWKYLTFINLIVQMVFFGLASMKDLQPLGKGSKVTLLCLTKDLLFSVFAFPLGLLVVLLFWGIFTYDRQLVYPASLDNFFPPWANHAMHTLVLPVLLGEVILEPHIYPKTRNGLAALGVAGLFYSGWVIWVYVSVGIWVYPLLGRFSTVGLMAFFISNIFVVIMLYLLGQTLNFRIWGKDHETRAKHKT, encoded by the exons ATGACTGGCATTGTGAAGAAACTTTATCATGTTGCTGCTTTTGGTTGGTATGCCTTCGTTGTGCAGTATCTGTATGCTAAAGGGAAGGAAGATCCACCTGATGGAATATTTCCCTATGGTGGGCCATGGAAATATCTCACTTTTATAAATCTG ATTGTACagatggtgttctttggattggCTTCTATGAAAGACCTACAGCCACTGGGAAAAGGCTCCAAAGTAACACTACTTTGCCTAACTAAGGACTTGCTCTTCTCCGTCTTTGCTTTTCCATTAGGACTG ttGGTTGTTCTGCTGTTTTGGGGAATATTTACCTATGATCGACAGCTGGTTTACCCAGCCTCTCTGGATAATTTCTTTCCCCCATGGGCAAACCACGCCATG CATACCCTGGTTCTTCCAGTTTTACTTGGCGAGGTCATACTTGAACCCCACATCTATCCAAAGACCAGAAATGGTTTGGCTGCCCTGGGGGTTGCTGGATTATTTTACTCAGGCTG GGTTATATGGGTGTATGTGAGCGTTGGCATTTGGGTGTATCCGTTACTTGGTCGGTTCAGTACAGTTGGCCTGATGGCCTTCTTCATATCCAACATATTTGTAGTGATCATGCTCTACTTACTGGGACAAACTCTGAACTTCAGAATCTGGGGTAAGGATCATGAGACCAGGGCAAAGCACAAGACCTAA
- the fam83ha gene encoding uncharacterized protein fam83ha, protein MARRSQCSSAGDNPLDPNFLPPHYREEYRLAIDALIEADLEGYYGFLQEANVVDFLSRPEIEYIKGMVQVPCQRPQADRRYVIGDGDGSSDTYWPIHSDLDAPGLDLGWPQEHRFAGPTEITTLVNPSDPEMPSIKEQVRRMIKNAQQVVAVAMDMFTDVDIFADILNAAMRNVPVYVLLDEVNAHHFVAMVNNCRVNLDEIKSLRVRTVSGSTYFCHTGKSFKGQMMNRFILVDCKIVLSGNYSFMWSFEKINRCMAHVFIGQFVATFDEEFRILFAQSEPLVAENAMRYVEDYGNIPRKHKMENTNIFMREHPPVENIRAEWPGHSFEDHVKVQPNILSFRRGESVHSSTDEHIPLPVHASQQFREEHSFLDQRRMKGPNKDMGGFRRHGYTGVPNYSQINTGHRGEQNIEGLEISTPFSREQYFNQRTGPEPGYEMYGASRDYSYNQLDQYPGPEFPHELGDAEPPGGYDHVQRYLHSCPTVEKVPAGNLLVPIQSPPRRHSMGQSYTCQTSPTQPNLPEQKHFFNVHHKRQDQKEGLRDWRISSYLTALQHSGLEDMADLQRTGSFDNAPHVIQGRPCESEISETRQDSSGFTKAPTSKLNVKTLDNLSLPEKSLDCQVGFRTYLANAKQTPTTTSESSCTTEGDKQEEPKESNLTREESFRRRPNLALQRSSRLRHSLIFSSNLEQHTSDDVSSSSSQNNEDDILKKSTVVSNILEKKRPDTRKPFQWSSLVKPSSFDSTPKTGSEDLPGKTKEESAGDKGEATEVAQKDSQPERALSQRLQPQVSESAKNQLTPAISQGSLSFIDMNDPECRLRYFKELAAKRKAELAQTNLSTKDKVSKEPNKSKASLPTDRNEEKETPKIPQAATALLPASSQKCPLGASQESNTKALSSQILPDKNLKHKSHDSKMTEEHGPLKCDSSLRAISTSATDAEKIKLKQQLTEEHDSSLKTTDNSASGANPGLQFHKATKPSSQLSPIPNVSSQTKLPKVIDSGHSSSPSPKKSPTDCVSLTSGLSQHLIATGHSNIDTAQQHTSAKETGPSQHPTSVEEETGNFQHSAPAEKGNAKQTETTVHTPAAETVPSQPPSAASLAEGTDTAQHTTVAKTGPSQPPSAASLAEGTDTAQHTTVAKTGPSQPPSAASLAEGTDTAQHTTVAKTGPSQPPSAASLAEGTDTAQHTTGAETGLSQPPNAASHADRKDTAPHTTAKETVPSQPPSTASHAEGTDTAQHTTEADTGPSQPSSAANHAEGVDTAQHTTAKETGPSQPLSEVKTECTQHQASDLANTASPTTASPEDLSTKQQSVNTASTTVFPPETSSDVSLMPTETGPATSTLPSNESSEHTACDLSPSVVNTPSSEMNSPNSKMPSEKDLGVNASAISVASTTQTDTTASTEDSPVETSSCSQITSSDQSTLAESESCKSLPETSSLTNTTKTDDGASQKVSLTNTSSLIEHSKGSEPGEASTESPCPLTSDKNPSPLMSLSSVTDNPSHSSAEVCQPVNLQETEIQTVQHISCPPDPKEESKDKDQNGEPTKEQTLQQEASVDSTSHVTVQAPSDLDNDSVNKIQETTTDGTSGGSNNAEQSPRPQKEAPCTDLANQQPPAAQKPTHQSSTINVLSCSNLRDDTKVLLEQISAKNQGRASKMSLADSCDTKEEEANGTTKQDQKISGLLQSKSKIWSSKTTPEERENLLKKIESMRKEKRVYSRFQTP, encoded by the exons ATGGCGCGCCGATCTCAGTGTTCCTCAGCTGGGGACAACCCTCTGGACCCCAACTTCCTGCCCCCACACTACCGCGAGGAATACCGCCTGGCAATCGATGCCCTAATCGAGGCTGACTTGGAGGGTTACTATGGATTCCTACAGGAAGCCAACGTGGTGGATTTCTTATCCCGGCCGGAGATTGAGTACATCAAGGGTATGGTGCAGGTGCCGTGCCAGAGGCCGCAAGCAGATAGAAGATACGTgattggagatggagatggttCCTCAGACACTTACTGGCCAATTCATTCGGACCTTGATGCCCCAGGTCTTGACCTGGGGTGGCCACAAGAACACAGATTTGCCGGACCCACGGAAATCACTACCTTAGTCAACCCCTCCGACCCGGAGATGCCGAGCATCAAGGAGCAGGTCCGCAGAATGATCAAGAATGCACAACAA GTGGTTGCCGTGGCGATGGACATGTTTACGGATGTGGACATCTTTGCTGATATCCTGAATGCAGCAATGCGCAACGTACCTGTTTATGTTCTGCTGGATGAGGTGAACGCTCACCACTTTGTTGCCATGGTGAACAACTGCAGGGTTAATCTGGATGAGATTAAA TCTCTGCGAGTTAGGACTGTCTCTGGCAGCACCTACttttgccacacagggaagTCCTTCAAAGGTCAGATGATGAATCGCTTTATACTGGTGGACTGTAAAATTGTTCTGAGTGGCAACTACAG ctttatgTGGTCTTTCGAGAAGATTAATCGCTGCATGGCTCATGTATTTATTGGACAGTTTGTGGCTACCTTTGATGAAGAGTTTCGAATTCTGTTTGCTCAGTCAGAGCCGCTGGTTGCTGAAAATGCCATGAGATATGTAGAAGATTATGGCAACATTCCTCGAAAACATAAGATGGAAAACACCAATATCTTTATGAGAGAACATCCACCTGTTGAAAACATACGTGCAGAATGGCCTGGGCATTCATTTGAAGACCATGTGAAAGTTCAACCCAATATATTATCTTTTAGGAGAGGTGAATCAGTGCACAGCTCCACAGATGAGCATATTCCTCTTCCAGTGCATGCCAGCCAACAGTTCAGAGAGGAACATTCCTTCTTGGACCAGAGAAGAATGAAAGGCCCAAACAAGGACATGGGTGGCTTTAGAAGACATGGGTACACAGGGGTTCCAAATTATTCTCAGATTAATACAGGACACAGAGGGGAGCAAAATATTGAGGGTTTGGAGATTAGTACCCCCTTTTCTAGAGAGCAGTATTTCAATCAGAGGACAGGCCCAGAGCCAGGCTATGAAATGTATGGGGCATCTAGGGACTACAGCTACAATCAGTTAGATCAGTATCCAGGACCGGAGTTTCCTCATGAGCTGGGTGATGCAGAACCACCAGGTGGTTATGACCATGTCCAAAGATACCTACATTCCTGTCCTACTGTGGAAAAAGTACCTGCTGGGAATTTGTTGGTGCCCATTCAGTCACCTCCCAGGAGACATAGTATGGGCCAAAGCTACACTTGCCAGACCTCGCCAACACAGCCAAACCTACCAGAAcagaaacatttttttaatgtacaccACAAACGACAAGACCAAAAAGAAGGATTACGAGATTGGAGGATCAGCTCATATCTCACTGCACTTCAGCACTCAGGACTTGAGGACATGGCAGATCTTCAAAGAACTGGTTCCTTTGATAATGCCCCCCATGTCATCCAGGGCAGGCCCTGTGAATCTGAAATTTCTGAGACAAGGCAAGACAGCAGTGGGTTTACCAAGGCTCCCACTTCCAAGTTGAACGTTAAGACCTTGGACAACTTATCTCTGCCTGAGAAGTCACTTGACTGTCAAGTAGGTTTTAGGACATATCTAGCAAATGCTAaacaaacaccaacaacaacttcAGAGTCCTCATGTACTACTGAAGGTGACAAACAGGAAGAACCTAAAGAAAGTAATTTGACTCGTGAAGAAAGTTTCCGGAGGAGGCCCAATCTAGCTCTACAGAGGAGCTCAAGATTGAGGCATTCACTGATTTTTAGCTCTAATCTGGAACAGCACACTTCAGATGATGTAAGCAGTTCATCGAGTCAGAATAATGAGGATGacatattaaaaaaatcaaCTGTTGTTTCCAATATCTTGGAGAAAAAGAGACCTGACACAAGAAAACCTTTTCAGTGGAGCAGTCTTGTAAAGCCATCATCTTTCGATTCCACACCGAAGACTGGATCTGAAGACCTTCCAGGTAAAACAAAGGAAGAATCAGCAGGTGATAAAGGTGAGGCTACTGAAGTGGCTCAAAAAGATTCTCAACCAGAAAGAGCTCTTTCTCAGAGGCTTCAACCTCAAGTTTCAGAAAGTGCAAAAAATCAACTCACACCTGCTATTTCGCAGGGGTCATTATCGTTCATAGATATGAATGATCCTGAATGTAGACTGAGGTATTTTAAAGAGTTAGCCGCCAAACGAAAAGCTGAACTTGCACAAACAAACTTGTCTACCAAAGACAAAGTCTCCAAAGAGCCTAATAAGTCAAAGGCATCTCTCCCTACTgacagaaatgaagaaaaagagacTCCCAAAATTCCACAGGCTGCAACAGCTTTGCTACCTGCATCTTCGCAAAAATGTCCATTGGGTGCTTCTCAGGAGTCGAATACTAAGGCACTAAGCTCACAAATCTTACCTGATAAAAACCTGAAGCACAAATCCCATGATTCTAAGATGACAGAGGAACACGGTCCTCTTAAATGTGACAGTTCTCTTAGAGCAATTTCTACAAGTGCTACAGATGCTGAGAAAATCAAGCTGAAGCAACAGCTTACTGAAGAGCATGACTCATCCCTTAAAACAACTGACAACAGTGCTTCTGGTGCAAATCCAGGCCTACAGTTCCATAAAGCAACTAAACCTTCAAGCCAGTTGAGTCCCATTCCAAATGTCTCTTCACAGACTAAATTGCCCAAAGTTATTGATTCAGGACATTCCAGTTCACCATCACCAAAAAAGAGTCCAACAGACTGTGTCTCCCTCACAAGTGGTCTCTCCCAACATCTCATTGCAACAGGCCATTCTAACATTGACACTGCTCAGCAGCATACCTCTGCAAAAGAGACTGGCCCTTCTCAACACCCCACTTCAGTAGAAGAAGAAACAGGGAATTTCCAACATTCTGCTCCAGCAGAGAAAGGAAATGCTAAGCAGACAGAAACAACTGTGCATACCCCTGCAGCAGAGACTGTACCTTCACAGCCTCCCAGTGCAGCAAGCCTTGCTGAAGGGACGGACACTGCTCAGCATACCACTGTAGCAAAGACTGGTCCTTCACAGCCTCCCAGTGCAGCAAGCCTTGCTGAAGGGACGGACACTGCTCAGCATACCACTGTAGCAAAGACTGGTCCTTCACAGCCTCCCAGTGCAGCAAGCCTTGCTGAAGGGACAGACACTGCTCAGCATACCACTGTAGCAAAGACTGGTCCTTCACAGCCTCCCAGTGCAGCAAGCCTTGCTGAAGGGACGGACACTGCTCAGCATACCACTGGAGCAGAGACTGGTCTTTCACAGCCTCCCAATGCAGCAAGCCATGCTGATAGGAAGGACACTGCTCCGCATACCACTGCAAAAGAGACTGTACCTTCACAGCCTCCCAGCACAGCGAGCCATGCTGAAGGGACAGACACTGCTCAGCATACCACTGAAGCAGACACTGGTCCTTCACAGCCTTCCAGCGCAGCAAACCATGCTGAAGGGGTAGACACTGCTCAGCATACCACTGCCAAAGAGACTGGTCCTTCACAGCCTCTAAGTGAAGTAAAGACAGAGTGTACCCAACATCAAGCCTCTGACTTGGCAAACACTGCATCACCAACTACTGCATCCCCTGAGGACCTCTCAACTAAACAGCAATCTGTGAACACTGCATCAACTACAGTTTTTCCACCAGAAACTAGTTCAGATGTAAGCCTAATGCCAACAGAAACAGGCCCAGCCACAAGCACTTTACCGTCCAACGAAAGCTCTGAACATACTGCATGTGACTTGTCTCCTTCCGTTGTCAACACACCCTCCTCAGAGATGAACTCACCTAACAGCAAAATGCCATCAGAAAAGGACTTGGGTGTGAATGCCTCAGCTATTTCTGTTGCCAGCACTACTCAAACAGACACAACGGCATCTACAGAAGACAGTCCAGTGGAAACTAGTTCATGTAGTCAAATTACTTCATCTGATCAGTCCACTCTAGCAGAAAGTGAGTCATGTAAAAGCCTACCAGAAACCAGCTCACTCACAAACACTACTAAGACAGATGACGGGGCATCTCAAAAAGTCAGCCTGACAAACACTAGCTCATTGATAGAACATTCGAAAGGTTCTGAGCCAGGTGAGGCCTCCACAGAGTCTCCGTGTCCACTTACTAGTGACAAAAACCCTAGCCCATTGATGAGTCTCTCTTCAGTGACTGATAATCCTAGCCATAGTTCAGCGGAAGTCTGCCAACCTGTAAACCTGCAAGAAACAGAGATTCAAACCGTTCAGCACATCAGTTGTCCACCTGACCCTAAAGAGGAAAGTAAGGACAAGGATCAAAATGGGGAGCCTACAAAAGAGCAAACACTGCAGCAAGAAGCATCAGTTGACTCGACGAGCCATGTGACTGTTCAAGCTCCCTCAGATCTGGACAATGACAGcgtaaataaaatacaagagACCACAACAGATGGAACAAGTGGTGGATCGAACAATGCGGAGCAGTCTCCAAGACCACAGAAGGAGGCTCCATGCACTGATTTAGCAAATCAGCAGCCTCCTGCTGCACAAAAGCCTACTCATCAGTCCTCTACTATAAATGTTCTTTCATGCAGCAACCTTAGAGATGACACAAAAGTTCTTCTGGAGCAGATATCCGCTAAGAACCAAGGAAGAGCATCAAAGATGAGTCTCGCTGACAGTTGTGATACTAAAGAAGAGGAGGCTAATGGGACCACAAAACAAGATCAAAAGATTTCTGGCCTGCTACAAAGTAAGTCCAAGATTTGGTCTTCCAAGACCACTCCAGAGGAGCGAGAAAACCTGCTTAAAAAGATTGAGAGCATGCGGAAAGAGAAGAGAGTTTACAGCCGTTTTCAG ACACCTTGA